CGGGGAACAGCAGGGCGCTGCCGGGGATGGTGACATGGGTTGTCCCCGAAGGGGATTGCAGGATCAGGGTGCCGTCGGGTAGTTGTTGGTCGCGCCAGCCCCAAAAAGTTTTCACCAAATGGTGGGTTCTGCAGTAGCACTTGAGGTTTGACGCATGGGTGGGCCCGCCGGCGGCGTAGGGGATGGTGTGGTCGAGGTCGCAGTCGAAGGCCGGGCGATCACAGCCGGGCCAGCGACACGTCAGATCGCGGCACCGCACGAAATCGGCCAACGCCTTCGAGGGCACATAGCGTGGCTCGGGTGGGGCATCGCCGGGGTGGATCAGCGCGACCTGCTTGGCCGTGGCGGCCAACTCGGCGATCAGTTCGGCGCCGATGAGCCCGTCAGCACCCACCAGGGATGCCAGCGGCTCGCCGTGGCGCTCACCGCTGGGTTGTTCGGCAATCACGTGGATGATCACCGGGGAAGCGGGCGGGCGCGCCCCGGCAGCGCAATCGCTGCGCCGACAGCCACAGCCCAACCGATCGGCCCCGGCGGCCAACGCCCCCAACGCGTCGGCGCGGCGCTGGTCACGGGTGCGCGGATCATGGGCACAGACCGTGGCCGCCAACGCGCTCAACCGCCGATCCAGCACTTGGGCATCCGGGGTCAACAAGGTGCCCTCGATCTGGGAGATCCCGCCGATCCCCTCGTCGATGCGGATCGCCCGATCCCTGTGGTGCTGGGTGCGCCGGCGCAGCGCATCGGCATCGGCGCTGGCCACGATCTTGTCGATCTGGGCACCCAACCGGCCCCGGCTCAGCGACGGCCAGCGCGGCACCGTCACCGCCAACTGGGCATCCACCGCGGCCAGCACCTCGGGGTCTTCGATCAACTCGGTGCGATACACCAGCGTCTGAAACGCCCGATAGTCGATCTCACCGGCCCGAAACACCGCCGCGACCCGCGGCAACTGCTCACGCATCGCCCGGGCATAACGCAACCGGCTCGCCGCCAGGCCCTGGCTGATCCGCAACGCCGCACCCACCTCGGCGGCCACCGCCTCCATGGTGTCGATCGCCCAATCCTGGGTCTCGGCACTGCGCGCCAGCCGATAACCAAACAGCTGCCCGATCGCGGTCAGCTGCGCGGCCGCGGCCCGATTCTCCGCCCGCGCGGCCGCACACATCTGCTCCACCAGCGCCGCCGGCTCGACCGCATCAGCGACCACCCCAGCACTCGATTCGAACATACATTCGATTATGCCACAGCTGCCCGACACCGGGCGTCAGGTTCTCAACGCAAACTTGCCCGCTGCGAGCGACAGATCAGGGTCGAGCTCGAGCCGTCCGCTGAGAAGGCTGAGAAGGCTGAGATCGCTTCGCCCGCGGGGGCCGGCACCTGCGATGGCTGGTATCGCACAGGGGGTATTCGGTGCTGCGT
The nucleotide sequence above comes from Mycobacterium pseudokansasii. Encoded proteins:
- a CDS encoding HNH endonuclease signature motif containing protein — encoded protein: MFESSAGVVADAVEPAALVEQMCAAARAENRAAAAQLTAIGQLFGYRLARSAETQDWAIDTMEAVAAEVGAALRISQGLAASRLRYARAMREQLPRVAAVFRAGEIDYRAFQTLVYRTELIEDPEVLAAVDAQLAVTVPRWPSLSRGRLGAQIDKIVASADADALRRRTQHHRDRAIRIDEGIGGISQIEGTLLTPDAQVLDRRLSALAATVCAHDPRTRDQRRADALGALAAGADRLGCGCRRSDCAAGARPPASPVIIHVIAEQPSGERHGEPLASLVGADGLIGAELIAELAATAKQVALIHPGDAPPEPRYVPSKALADFVRCRDLTCRWPGCDRPAFDCDLDHTIPYAAGGPTHASNLKCYCRTHHLVKTFWGWRDQQLPDGTLILQSPSGTTHVTIPGSALLFPGLCAPTAALPPPTTAPPNYCADTTAMMPKRRRTRAQDRAYRVATERRHNRTTRQNQRAESAADPGPAPPDDEPPPF